TTAGAGAAGGATTAACAGCCATTATTTCTTTAAAAATTCCTGAGTCAATTTTGGAATTTGTAGGTCAAACAAAAGATAAACTAGGAACCATTGAAGCTAAAAATGTTGTTGAAGAAATTGTTTCTCAAAATTTAAAATATTGGCTCAATGAAAAAAAACAAGAAGCCGAAAAAGTATTTAATAAATTCAAAAAAGCCTATGAAGCTAGAATTGCAGCAAGAAAAGCTCGTAATGAAGCAAGAACACTTAAATCCAAGATGAAAGAGACTAAAATTCTTTCAGGAAAATTAACCCCTGCTCAGTCAAAAAATCCAAAAGAAAATGAAATTTTTTTAGTAGAGGGAGACTCAGCTGGAGGAAGCGCAAAATCGGGAAGAAATCGACGCTTTCAAGCTATTTTACCCCTTAGAGGTAAGGTTATTAACACTGAAAAATCAAGGTTAATTGATATTTTAAGAAATGAAGAAATTTCTACTATTATCAACGCTTTAAATACAGGAGTAGGTGAAGATTTTGAAATTAAAAATTTAAAATATCACAAAATAATTATTATGACCGACGCTGACACTGATGGAGCTCATATTCAAGTTTTACTTCTTACTTTCTTTTTTAGATATATGCATGAATTAATTGAAAAGGGGATGGTTTATGTAGCACTGCCACCTCTTTTTAAAGTAACTTTTAAAAATGATAAAAAAAATAAAATAGCCTATGCTTGAGATGAAAATGAACTAAAAGAAATTGTTAAAAACAAAAGTGTTGAAATACAAAGATATAAAGGTCTCGGTGAGATGAATGCAGATCAACTTTGAGAAACTACTATGAATCCAGAGACAAGAAGTTTAGTTAAAATAACAATTCAAGATGCTGCAATTGTTGAAAGAAGAGTTTCAACTTTAATGGGTGAAAATGTAGAGATAAGAAAAGAGTGAATTAATAAAAATGTAAAATTTACTCTTGAAGATGATTTTCAAATTTCAACTGGAGAACTAAGTGAATAAAAAAAATAGCCTAGAACAAGAACAAATCAATGAAAAACTAATTAGTCAAAGTTTAGATCAGATTATGTCTGATCGTTTTGGTCGCTATTCAAAATACATCATTCAACAAAGAGCTCTTCCTGATGCTCGTGATGGGTTAAAACCTGTTCAAAGAAGAATTCTTTATTCAATGATGGATTTAAAACTTTGAAATGACAAGCCCTTTAAAAAATCAGCTAGAATTGTAGGAGATGTCATCGGTAAATATCACCCTCATGGAGATAGTTCTATTTATGAGGCTATGGTTAGAATGGCCCAAGATTGAAAGATGAATATTCCTTTAATTCAAATGCACGGAAATATCGGTTCAATTGATGATGATCCCGCTGCTGCTATGCGTTACACTGAATCACGGCTTGCAGAAATTTCTAATTTAATGCTTGAGGGAATTGAAAAAAATGTAGTCTCTTTTGCACCTAATTTTGATGACTCTGAAAAAGAACCAACTGTTTTGCCTGCTTTAATTCCAAATTTACTTTTAAATGGAGCTCGTGGAATAGCAGCTGGTTTTGCAACAGAAATGCCTCCACACAACTTAGGTGAAATTTTAGACGCTGCCATAGCTAAAATTAGAATAAGCAGTCTTAAAGTTGAAGATTTAATTAAATATATAAAAGGTCCTGACTTTCCTACGGGAGGAGTTATTCATGGACTAAGTGGAATAGTTCAAGCTTTTAAAGAAGGAAGAGGAAGAATTTCACTTACTTGTAAATATGAGCATATAAACTTGCCTGATAAAAATGAAATTTTAATCACTCAAATACCTTATGGAAGTGTTAAATCAAAAATAGTAAGAGACATTGATGAAATCATTGTTAATCAAAAAATTGATGGAATTAAAGAAGTTTTAGATCAATCAGATCGTGATGGAATTTCTATTGCTATAAAATTAGAAAAAAAAGCTAATCATGAAAGCATTATGAAATATCTTTTTTCTAAAACTGAACTTCAAGTTTTTTATAATTACAACAACATTGCCATCAAAAATGGCTCACCAACTTTACTTAATTTAAATGAGCTTTTGGATATTTACATTGAGCATTTAAAGACTATTAATGTCAAGATTTTAGAATTTGATCTAAACAAAGCTCGTCTACGATTAGAAGTTGTTGAAGGGTTTTTAAGAGTTGCGCAAATTACTGATCAAATAATAGCAACTATTAGAGCTTCAAATGACGGTAAAAAAGGTGTAATTGAAGATCTTATTAGAATTTTTGCCTTTAGCCAAAGACAAGCAACTGCAATAGCTGAACTTAGACTTTATAGACTTAGTCAAACTGACTTTTATTTATATCAAAATGAAAAAGAAGAGTTGATTAAACAAATTAATGATTTTGAAAAAATTCTCAATAGTGATAATGAATTAAAAACTTACTTAGTTAATATTTTGAAGAAAATTAAAAAAACTTATCCAACACCAAGAAAAACACAAATAATTGATGAAGAGCTAAAAAGAAACTATGATATTGAAGAGTTAGTTGTTGATGAAAAATGTTATGTTTCATTATCACAAGATGGCTATTTAAAACGAGTTAGTTCAAAGACTTTTAAAACAAATGATTTTGCTAGTTTTGGTCTAAAAGAAAACGATAATTTATCTTTTTTATCAAAAGCTACAACAAAAGATAAATTACTAATTTTTAGTGATCATGGAAATTATGCAATTATTCCTATTTATAAAATTGAAGAACAAAAATCAAAATCCTTTGGTGTTCACATTAATGATTTTGTTTATTTTAATAGTTATGAAAAAATTATTTATGTTTTAGTTGTAAATGAATTTAGT
The sequence above is a segment of the Mycoplasmopsis pulmonis genome. Coding sequences within it:
- the parE gene encoding DNA topoisomerase IV subunit B; its protein translation is MSKYTVDDLKMLKGLEAVRKRPGMYIGSTDINGLHHLVWEIFDNAVDEALAGYASIIKVSLTKNQSIRVEDNGRGIPVEKHSSGKSGVELVFTELHAGGKFSEGAYRTSGGLHGVGSSVVNALSKELTVSVFKDGFEYRTKFENGDTIVEKTHKVGPSNKKGTIVEFLPNYEIFKRAQFLPETISERLREASFLIPNLKIVFYDENQNLRETFNYENGIEAFVDFINNGKKTLNKVVSFSETKKNIELSCAFQYNDDYSETIISFVNNVKTRDGGTHEAAFKSAFTKTLNDYAIEKKILKGGKTFEGSDFREGLTAIISLKIPESILEFVGQTKDKLGTIEAKNVVEEIVSQNLKYWLNEKKQEAEKVFNKFKKAYEARIAARKARNEARTLKSKMKETKILSGKLTPAQSKNPKENEIFLVEGDSAGGSAKSGRNRRFQAILPLRGKVINTEKSRLIDILRNEEISTIINALNTGVGEDFEIKNLKYHKIIIMTDADTDGAHIQVLLLTFFFRYMHELIEKGMVYVALPPLFKVTFKNDKKNKIAYAWDENELKEIVKNKSVEIQRYKGLGEMNADQLWETTMNPETRSLVKITIQDAAIVERRVSTLMGENVEIRKEWINKNVKFTLEDDFQISTGELSE
- the parC gene encoding DNA topoisomerase IV subunit A, which produces MNKKNSLEQEQINEKLISQSLDQIMSDRFGRYSKYIIQQRALPDARDGLKPVQRRILYSMMDLKLWNDKPFKKSARIVGDVIGKYHPHGDSSIYEAMVRMAQDWKMNIPLIQMHGNIGSIDDDPAAAMRYTESRLAEISNLMLEGIEKNVVSFAPNFDDSEKEPTVLPALIPNLLLNGARGIAAGFATEMPPHNLGEILDAAIAKIRISSLKVEDLIKYIKGPDFPTGGVIHGLSGIVQAFKEGRGRISLTCKYEHINLPDKNEILITQIPYGSVKSKIVRDIDEIIVNQKIDGIKEVLDQSDRDGISIAIKLEKKANHESIMKYLFSKTELQVFYNYNNIAIKNGSPTLLNLNELLDIYIEHLKTINVKILEFDLNKARLRLEVVEGFLRVAQITDQIIATIRASNDGKKGVIEDLIRIFAFSQRQATAIAELRLYRLSQTDFYLYQNEKEELIKQINDFEKILNSDNELKTYLVNILKKIKKTYPTPRKTQIIDEELKRNYDIEELVVDEKCYVSLSQDGYLKRVSSKTFKTNDFASFGLKENDNLSFLSKATTKDKLLIFSDHGNYAIIPIYKIEEQKSKSFGVHINDFVYFNSYEKIIYVLVVNEFSQDYYISLVTQKGLGKRVSLNKFLITRQSKISNAITLKDDDRLVDVRVSKGKQNIILFTNFNNVVKFSEDALPVISTKGQGNKMIQLSEGEKVSAMSITKTTDNLILITNKNNLIKVPTSHFKFTPRAAKGKRISEELKLGYQKIVLAYNQNLHHKLILVKNELEKIDPSKIVNFKITKLNADNFFFRQTYDFKVKNNLNRISENTSEFSFDQSENNQNDFEKDELNKTQTIKKNFNEKNDKDQEQNNFSKAENSTQEKLEIKNQSNAKKTKDFQLNFFDKNEKDDQKDNDPDKLFDKLENFIDSIEINDIDSYLKSRRNKKEKEKNKG